The segment TTGCTCCTAGTTCAAAAGATGGTCTATTTCTTCGTATAAAAGAAAGGCTGAGTTTAAATAGAAGTATATAAACTAACTCCGAGAGAAAACAATATTTAAAACAGAAGTTTTCGACTTTCCAGCATTTGAATCGCGCTGGCGTTTTGAAAGATCCGTATAAAAGGTTTTTTGGCCAGGAAAAATCAAACCCACGATAAAAACCAATGAAAtgaaacttttctaaattttaacaaaaacgttaaaaaaaaaaattttctccCTTTTCTGGGATAATTTTCTCACCTACATTTCTTTGGAAACTTCGCCGTTGcatttttttcttccatttcctttttatttattcatcCAGCAGTATCTTCTTCTCATGTTTCGTTCTATTAGCACTGTTAACAACCATGAAACGGGTATCTTCCGCTAATGTTTTCAGTACCACCGCCACAACGACCCTTCTTACCTCTCCTTATAGACCTCCCGATAAGGGTAACTGCAGAAGCAACAACGTTAAAGTTATGGGCAATAAGAAAGCAGGCGCTCATGGCAATGTTGCATATTATCACGTTTTTAATGGCGGTGTTCATTCTGGGAAACCCTCTTTCATGAAGTGGACACTCAATGACGTTGTTAACGTGGTGAGATCTTATCGCATACCCTGTGTTTTCGCGGTGGGGCTAGTGTTTTTCATGTACGTGGAGTACACGATCCCGATGGTGCCCCATTCCTCGCCGCCCTTGGACTGGGGGTTCCTCCTCACCCGCTCTTTCCATCGCGCGTTGGCTTCGCGGCCTCTACTTAACACGGTTTTAGCAGCTCTTAATACGGTAGTTTAAagcttttaatttttctttaaagatcctttttcttttttcccctTTTCTTGAATTTAATCGCTTGATGTACTTTGAATTTGTTTGCAATattaagccaaaaaaaaaaaaatggtttgaACCCAATCCAACTTTGGTTCCATTTATGTTGTGTTTAGGTGTTCGTTCTGGTGCAGACAGTTTATATAGTATGGGCATGGCTAATCGAGGGTCGGCCAAGGGCTACAATCTCTGCTTTGTTCATGTTTACATGTCGTGGGATTCTTGGTTGTTCAACGCAGCTCCCATTACCTCAGGTTAATACTCCATTTTTATGTTTTTCCATTTTCCATGTTTTGTTTTATCTTTTTTTCGGCTAAGATAGCActgtcttttttcttttcttttgtgtgtgtgtgtctaTTCTTTTTCACATGAAATCGAGactttattttatagatattaATTTGATTGTAAATTGGTTGATGAATGGCAGGAATTTTTAGGGTCAGGGGTAGATTTTCCAGTAGGGAATGTGTcgtttttccttttcttctcaGGGCACGTAGCCGGAGCAGTGATTGCATCGTTAGACATGAGACGAATGCAGAGACGGGTAATGGCTTGGTTATTTGACATTCTCAATGTGCTTCAATCACTCAGGCTGTCAGCTACCAGGGGTCATTATACTATTGATTTGGCTGTTGGCCTTGGTGCTGGcattttatttgattttcttGCTGGTAAATATGAACATAGCGAACCTCCACTTCCTCTCGTTCCATGAAAGAGATTTGTTAACCCTTCACTCTTTCAATGATTTCCGGATTTAGATGCTAGTCGGCAAgcttcatatatgtatatattttctatcatactgtaaacattaTCATCTGGCAGTGGTAAATGGCAAACACAAAACTCTCGCAAattaaaaattccaaaaattaaatatACTAATACCTAACGTATATCCGTATTTTGGTATTTCGAGTATGGTAACATAATTATTAAAGGGTCCGAAACCGATGGGATTTTGAGTGGTACCTATCACCGACCGTGTGGCCGAAAAGGGTCGAGTTGAGACGGAAAGAATGACCAAGTTGTTGCCATTTCTCGCACGCTTTTGCGGCTGTTTTTAACTTCGCTAGACAAAGAACTCAACTTGGCAAGATAGGATAGGAGGACAACTTTGCTTGGAAAGGGGGAGAGAGGAGACCAACAAAAATATGTGAATCATGGCAACTAGATTAGTTAAAACAAGTAAAGGGCTAAAACAAACAAAACCCGACTACAAAAATATATGGATGTCGTTTCACCACATCTCTTCTCATCTAAACAGGCAACAAAGATCACCTTATCAGCGCATCTCTGTTGTCCTATTCATGTGCCACTTCCTTCTTCTATTATCCACAATTTCTTCCCGCATTTTAAAAGACTATATAATTTGACAATAACCCCAAAATCTTCAAATTTGGCTTTAGCTAAAAACCGACCATGGCTTCTATAAAACCCAGTTTTTATTTTGAACCCACTAATGGAGTCGACACCATAATGGCTTTAATCACATCAGCATTGTTAAAGCCCAACTCCTTACCTTTTTCACCTCTTCAAAGAGTAACACCAACAGCCAAAACTAGACGTTTCTCTTGCAAAGTCCTAAACTCTGGCCATCCAGACTCGGAATTAAATCAAATACAGAGAAAGCAGAGTCCTTTGgattcaagttttgtaactcaattACGTAGGAGTTGCAGCAATGGAAAAGTGTCGGCTTTGGCTAATGGGGTGTCAGTTGTAGCAAAAGAACCAGACCATGATTTGAAAACCCAGGGTAGAATTTTGTTCTCTGATGTGGTGGTGCAAAAGAGGAGGGAAGTGTTTTGGAGGGGAAACTGGAACGCTTTGGATATAGCCTCTGCAGGTATTGTCTTGGCCATGCATTTACTCAGCCTTTGCGCACCTTTTTACTTCAATTGGCCTGCTTTTTGGCTTGCTGCTGGACTCTATTTGGTATCTGGACTGGGGATTACATTGTCTTTCCATAGAAATCTTTCTCATAGAAGCTTCAAGCTTCCGAAATGGCTGGAGTACCTGTTTGCTTATTGTGGAGTACAAGCACTTCAGGTCTGTTCTTTTCAATTCCTTGAGAAATACTTCCATGCGAATGGTAATCTCATTTGATTGTTGGTTTGGGGATTTCAGGGGAATCCAATTGATTGGGTTAGCACACACAGGTACCACCACCAATTTTGTGATTCTGAGAGAGACCCCCATAGCCCCATTGAAGGGTTTTGGTTTAGCCACATGAACTGGATCTTCGATACCAGCACTGTAATTGAAAAGGTACGTCTATTTCTCTATCTCTTCCTCAAACATGTAAggtctcatatatatatatatatatattcattgttttgCATCAATGGAACATTTACAGCGTGGAGATTCAACCAATGTTGGGGATTTAGAGAAGCAACCCTTCTACAGGTTCCTTCAAAGCACCTATATCCTTCATCCAATCGCACTTGGAGCTTTGCTATATGCTCTTGGTGGGTTCCCATTCCTAGTCTGGGGAATGGTAAGCATGTTCTTCAATTTCTCTGTCATTCTATATTTTGAGGATTGGCCTATTTTGTTTGATTAGTAGGCCTTCCACTTGCCACAGAGCTAGTGGACCTACTTTCACGTGAACAGAACATAGCCCAAAATGACAGAAAGTTGAGAAAGCAAAGCATGCTAAATTCTAGCTTGTGGACTGGATCAGAAGCTGGAAAAGTCTTATCCACTTGATTCTTTAAGCTCTGCCATGCTAATATTGATGCAGTTTCGACAGTTtaaccaaaacataaaaaaagaataaataacAGTACATTTAAGAACAGTACAAAGCTAACACTGTAAGAATCTTGAGGTTGAGGTTGAGGTTGTCATGCCTGTTGTGTTACATTTTGATTAGTAAGAATGAAGATGAAACAAATTTGGGTTGGAGCAGTTAATTTTCCACATGTGAAACGTGCATTAATGAAGAGAAATAAGCTCATCTGCATGCCTTGACATGAAACAATTGGCAGGGTGTGAGGACAATATGGGTATACCACATCACTTGGCTTGTAAATTCAGCTTCCCATGTGTGGGGGAAGCAAGCATGGAATACTGGTGATCTGTCCAAGAACAATTGGTACTATTACTGAATTCCCTCTCTCGctcatatatatttatacatatatatggtTCTTGTCTGTTGGTATCTTTTTATCAAGGTAGTGGTAAAGAATGTTTTCTTTCAGGTGGGTGGCATTGCTTGCATTCGGAGAAGGTTGGCACAATAATCACCATGCATTTGAATACTCAGCCCGACATGGTCTGGAGTGGTGGCAGCTGGATTTGACATGGTATGTAATCAAGTTTCTTCAAGTTGTTGGAGTAGCAACTGAGGTTAAGCTACCTTCTCAACTTCACAAGCAAAAGATGGCTTTCAACAACTGAGGTGTCTCTATTGGAAACCCTTCTATTCTAATCTTCAGGGCCTCATGCCTTCATTTAAAGGAGCTTGCTTAACAATGATGACCCTTAGCTGTGAACTAGATTTCCTCACTCTTTACCTGAATTCAAATTCCATTATCAACAGCCTACCCCCAAAATTCTTAAGGCTTGAAACTGCAACATTTCGCTGTGTATGTTGAGACCTGTTGCAATAAATATAAAGGTTGAGCCATAGTTAATTTATAACTTTGATTCTTTTCATTGTTAATaagtatttattatttattatttatttttataaagtttTTATGCCTGCAATTATCATAATTAATTCGAGGCGatcgtaaatattaaaattattaagagatcaaaaatcaaaaactaatctgaatttaacattaaaattaggtatggatgaattgtgaatattTATTATCTTAGGAATACAGCCTCGCTATGCATGACTTGTCTTTTcagttatatttatttaataattaaaattataaataaatgttcaatatatcaaattttattattttattatttttaattttaagattttaactttttaattatatggtttttttataatttaggaATTTAGATTTATGGgtagaatttttattttgttaaacgTAAAATAATGTTTAATAatttttgataataaaatttaataatttttttgaaagtatttttaattttattaagaaaTGAAATATTTAAGTATACAGTTTACCAATATGTTTTAAGTAAAATTCTTTTCAAAAGTATTGTGAAAATAAAAGCAAATTACAAAAAACTCTCACAATTAAAATATAAGTGTAAAAGTTTCAATAAATGTAATTTACTAATTAATACTAAAAAGTAAAAATACATTATGAAAAAAAGTAAATACcaataattcaattttttatagaaataattcaacttttaaattGATAGATTAATTGGAAAAATAGAGAGATTAAAATGACTAATAACCTTAATTACTCTAAAAGAATTAAAGCAATTGTGAAGAGAAAGACCATTTTAACTCTAAAGACTCCAAAGGGACTAAGGGAGTAAAAATCAAGTTTTGATTTTGAGTGTTATTAATTGGATATATTATTCGTTTTTTTTCgaaggttttattttattttattttgtgaaTCAACAAACTATCTAAATAAAATTAACATAGACGAAAATTTATTATTGGATCAATCTTAAGAACAAGTAATAACTATTTAAGAACGTATTTGAACACCTGCATATATGTACTCCTTTCTGTAGCCATATTGGCAATTTGATCTGCAATTTGGTTTCTTTACCTTGGAATGTGCTTTATCTTCTACTGTTGTATCGCTTATAAGCTCATATGAATTTTTTGTATCAACGTTGTGGATGAATTTGCTAAGTGTACATCTTGAATAGCTTTGACGACCTTTAGATTATCAATGTGGATCACTTCTTTTTGATGCCCTCTTCTTTATATAAGAGTCAATCCATCTAAAATACCTCAGTGTTCAACATAAAAAActgaacataatttcaaataaCGATTGAAACCCGTGGTCCATTCCCCTTCTTGCTTAAACGCCACCCCCTCCACGTGACAACAAATCTTATATCCATCTTAACGGTCCCATAAGTGAATAGATGAGTCCAATTACCCTTAAATATAATATTCATCAATTAGAATTATTAATTTTCTTTTCGTTCTTGGCTACTTTCagttacaatttttattttgtaaCTGACTTTTAGTTCAACTTTACTGTTTACATTTTTAAACATTAAATGATATTATTATGGTGTaatcaattttaaattattaattaatttagattGAAAACGTGTGaatgaattaaatttatttaatatataccatattatataaatatagaaaatatccaaattacacttttttttcttttataaccTATGCTTTTTGAGCATTAgaacaaaaatcaaagcaataTTCTCATAGTTAATTAAGaaagtattaaaattattaaatttaataagtTATCCAAATGACCATAAAAATATGAATGATAAACTTTCATTTTGTAACCTTtatatagaaaaataattaagttttaggAGATTGAAAGTTGAAATAATACAATAAAATTATGCTTATAATTGGCCAAATACCTTCTTACTTTATAATACATGAATTTTaactatttaaaaatatttttcagttATTAAAAAAAACAATGAGATTTTATGATCAAAGTTATAACCTCTAAGAAACTAATTAAAAGGCACAATTATGAATAACCTCTAAAGTTcaacaaataaattaaattaatagtaGTAAAAAGCtcgtaattttaataattttatttaaaaacctTAAATTACCCTACTCACTCTAGATGGagttgaaaataaatatataaactttaaaataaaaataaatacataaatgaattttaaaatataacaataaattttaaaattatattttaacattaagtagcaacaaaatcacaaacaatttaaatgtaaaaataaaatttagaaataacaaaaaattaattCTTTTCCAAAATACCTAAATTatctttattaaattattatactaCCTAAATTACCTCATTTACTTTTAATGGCTGACAAAGGAGCGTTATGTGATGACTATACTATTGCTTTAGATTTAGTCACGTTTAGGGTATTTGAGAGGTCAACGAAACTTTGACATGCAGCCAGAATATTGGGTATATATTTGGTGTATTTTTGTATAAAAACATATTCTTTATTCAAAAGATAATCATGGGATGTCATCCCCTCCATATATGTTATGCAATTGTCAAATATGTcataatttggcttttgtttaaCTTAACTAGTTTTTACATTTTTCGACAAGTTTTGATTttctttaaacataaaatttgATCGCACAGGTGGGTGATGTATAAAGGCAAAAGAGGAAAAATTCTGGGAATCATAATCTACATTATAGCATCATCAATTTGACTAATATCTTTTAAAGCAAAAGAATAcattcattttctttttaaagttTGTCATTAAGTCCTCTTAGCTTTTCAAGATCTtatgtatttattattttaaaaattgtaaTTAAAACATAATCTTTTATACGTTTAGAAATATTGAGCAGTAAAACGTTCCATCATACATAGTAACATAGTATCCTAATCAATGAAACGAAAGGGATGAAATCATTTGGTGGAAATTAAGTCCACCCAGCAATGGAGGAGGAGGGCTTTCCAATTACCAAATTCAATTATGACGGAATGGGCCAGCAACTCCCCACACCCTCCACTAGTTATATGATTCCATCAAAAGTCTATATCATTCCTCCATCTCATATTCGCATTTTCTTTTCACATTTCTGTTGCATTTACTACAAATTCATTCTTTTCCATCAAAATATTTTACGGTAAACTACATCCGactatcattttttttttaatttggttattCTGTCGTTAAATATCTAATGTTCTGGTAATTATTGATTTAACtatcattttttaatttagtcattcaatgaattgagattatttttaaggttaatttttGTTAAGTGCGGTTAAATATCTCACGTGATCCTTATCAATTCaatcataatttaaaaaaatctacAAATAATCTAAATTTGAtcctaaattaaaaatatataaatattttgaaatatgtataataattttaaaatatatataaaaataaaaatatgcaaaaatatttttgttttaacgGGGGTAAAATAATAGTTACCAACGCAAAAACACTAAATTTCAAAGAatcagaaagaaaaaaaaaatatacataGATATTTTCAGATCTTTTTTGAAAAATCAACTCCAATTTGTGAGGCGCGTTACAGTTCAAACGCTCAACCGGCTTTGGCTTCTTTTTATTTTCTCCCTGTGAAAGAGGTCACTGCTTAAAAAGTTCTAAACTGTGAAAAATGTCGGTTGTCGATTATAATTCTAAAATGGctcttttcctcttctttttcAATTATTTGTTTGAATTATAAGAAGATTTGACAGATCGTCCATGAATTTGTCTTTGTTGAAAAATATGGATCCATATGTCTCATGCATAGTGGCACCTTAATGTTCTTTGACAGTTTCACATGAGTTTTGGAAGGGGGTGTCAGGGTTACTGGCTTTGTTGCACATTATTATGAATTATATAAGCTATTTGTTCATTACGTATTATTAATTTTCGAACCATATTATATAAGTAATAAAAAACACATTTAGCTAAATGGCACATATAGATCCAATAAGTTAAAAGTTGGTGTTAATTACATAAAATGATTTCTAtggttttccaaattttcatCATTCTTTCAACATTTTTATTCTATATGGTATAGGGAATTAAATTAGATATAGAttctcaatttaatctttttttatgAACACTCCAGTTTAAGATAAAATTGATGTTTTAACTGCATGCAATAATAAGCATCAATGTGTTGTTTCATAATAAGTtgctttattttatattaatgatCTAAAATAATAGTTAGTGTTGGTAGGTATACactgatattttaaaaataaataagtaatgACGAGTGAGAGTCTAATTCCTATTAAGAACGGTCAAACctcttaaaaatgaaaaaaattgcatTTAAATTCCTTTTTAATGTATaagattttaaattaataatgataaaattacatattaatccttttaaaataataaaattttgattaattatttaaaaattataaaaatataaattattaaaatgatgatattacattttattattataaaaatatataatttaattccaaCCAACCTAAAAAGAATTTATGACTGGTGATAGCATTCCACCAATCTCTTAACATTCCCGTATATCTGGAAACAAATTTTATAAGAATGTTGTAATTGCTATCTTCAGTCAGTTTGCGAGTTTCTAGCCAATAATGAAATTCTTGGATTCTGTCTGGCCATTTTGCTGGTAGCAAATTATCAAGAGCGAAAGTGGTTCTTCCTATGGAAGTTTTTGGTATGTGTCTCTGTGGTGCAGAAGATGATTTTGGCATATCTTGCATTTCATCGTCGCTTGATTCTTCAACTTTAGTTGTTTGAAATGCTTTCTATAAATCTTCATCTTTTGTTTCTAACTTTATTTTCTACATAACGTATAATATATGTGCACGAGAATGGGAATGGATAAGAAGCAGGAACTGGAGGTGCCATGGCCATGGCCATGGTGCTCTTGTTGATGACATCATCGATTTGCATTATTGAgcttaaattatttttctttcgtTTTCCTTTGGATCTAAAGCATAATGTTGTATAGCTTTTACCCGGCCCTTGTTCTCAggcttttcttcttttcttttactgGGTTGCTGAGGAAAACTAGGAAGACAGTGTCTgtctattttataattataataattgttTTGAAGTTATTAGAATTATACATGTTCAGAGTGGAATCTGATAAGAAAATCGAAGCATTAATAatgatattattttaattttgatctaTTCTTACCGGAAAACTGCTAAGTACATTGGTAGGCATAAAGAAATCTATGATTCGtaaatggataaattaatttaatttgtttacACAGGTGGAAAGTAAGTTGAGTCACGGCAGgcatatattttatgaaaataagtGAATATTTGATATGGTGAaagaaaataaacattaaaactaGATATGGAATCTATTATTTGTTAGGCCTAAATTTGGAAGAGATTTATTCTTTATTATCAAATTATGAGCCATCAATGGTAGAATTAAGCAGTACAAAGGAATTGATCCAATGTGTTTTGACTTTTCATCAATTAGGTATACTTACCCCTGCATGAAAGTAAAAGTTTATAAGTGAATCAAATGAAGACCTCTCgtaataaaattgttaaaaataaatataatttttattagctttccttaaaattataaaaaattataaaatgataaaattcgtTTTAGTAAAAACtataatttgatatatttataagctgattttcttttctctctttgaaaACTCTTGTTCCTACTTTCCCCAGGGTTAGGCACCTTTTGTTATGTAAGAGTGAGTAATTCTCGTTTAttacaaattataaaatacaaaatatcTCCGACTTATATTTATTGTTAATATTACGGCTTTTatcttatttataaataaattttaattttcatttaaatataattatttttttaaattgaataataatCTCAACGAATGGAAATTAAAGTCGGTCACAGGTTTTAGAAGGTAATGAATAGCATCAACTTGGAAACTATAAACATCATACTTATCAAGATTAAAAAATTCGAATAATTATAAATTGAACCAAATAGGGTTTATATGGAGTTTGAGTTGGATAAAACTTCAACTTACTTTTGAATTTATTGCTTCAAAAGATTGAGTTAATTAGTATTATACTACCAATTGGTATCAACAGATGTCATGTTAGTGGTATttgtaaaagaaaatgaaataaaggcaATAAAGGAACAAATATCATTTTCTCTAATTGTTCCTTTCTCATTTGTGAGGTCTTCCCCCACTTTCCATTAAAGCTTGAATAGGACATCATGGTGCAAcattaaaaagaaattaataataaataattttatattttttatgcaTGCTTCTACTTAAACCTTTTTCTATCTcacattttcattttttaatattaaaaaatcacTTTTATATATTAGAAGTGAAATAAAAAGTGCCATATGGCCCACTCTTGTAAAATTAATTCTTTTTTACTTTGGTTAACATGAGTTCAACAGAAAGAactgttttttatatatattagtaaaattttgaagaaattattttttatgcatCGGATTtctttcaaaatattaatgaaTATATGAGATGAATATTTTTTCAAAGTAAATAGTAAAAGAACATCTAAAATCATAAATGTATTAATAGGTCGGCTGGGCACATGATAACCAAAGTGTAGGCAGTGCAACCTTTTCTAAGCAATGGATAAGTTATATAATAGTTCAATTTAAGCAGGTGGTGGACATATTTCAATCGTTTTTAAAACATTGTCCGAGTTGTAAGGGTAATCAACCGAGTTGTACCATAGATAAAACTGAGTCGTACGTATTCGATTCACTTTTTTTATAGTTTAAGCTCTGACTTGTAATTCGAGATTCATTTTCTCTTGGGGGCCCCCGTGCCCAGATATTTTTAAGGGAAATGGAATAGTGGCTTTAACTTCGATATAATTAGTAATAATTAATGTAATTCACATGTTCGAATTTCAGCATCGACTTCTGATAACCCACTCATCTTCTTCCCAGAAAACACTATAAATCCTCCCTTAAACGCTTTACCTTTCTTCAACGTCTACTTTTTTATATTTTCCATTCCTCACATTTCTCCACAAAAAAAGTCTTCCAATTTTTTTCCCAGTTTTTCTTTGCTGCAATAATCAAAGGCAGTGGGATCTAAAGAATCGAAGGGTTGTTTGTATTTTAGGGAAACGAAATGAAAACAGGTTTGGTGGTGGATGGCGATTATGTATATGAAGAAGAGAAGCATCTAACTGTGCTTAAAACTTCGCTTTTCTTCGCCAACGATGGCTTCACTGCTTACGATTGTAAAGGTCAGTTGGTTTTCCGAGTGGACTCGTACGGTCCTGACGCTCGTGACAAAGCCGAAGTTGTTCTTATGGATGCTCATGGAAGATGCCTGCTCACTGTCAGAAAAAAggtattttttcctttcttttctatttAAACGATATCTCTGGGTTCTGTTCAGTGAAATGGGAAAATAATTGGATTTGCTTTTATGGGTTCTTTTATGATCTGATCTGGATTAATGGGTATAGATTTGATTTCCAAATGGTTTAAGAAACTTTTGACAACTCGTTCATGGTGGCATTTGAACGATTTGATTCGGTTTGTCTGAATCTGTTTAATGAAATGGGACAATATGATCTGATTTGGATTTGGATAGATGAGTAAATATTTGATTTACATACGTTTTAAGAACTTTGGTAACTCGTTCATGGCAGGTTCTGACTTACGAGTCAACTCGCTTAGATACTTTTTCcccttataattattttttccccttttttggcAAGTTCAGTTAAAGGGATAGTTTTGGTTTTTATCTCAATTTGATTCCCCATTTACGGAAAGCAATATACAAAATCTAATTTAGATTTTTACTAAATGGGGCATTAATCATAATCTATTTCTGTTTTATTCGCAAAGGAGAAAAAAGTATTTTCAATTTAAGTGAGTTAACTCGTCTTCTCCCTTATTTACCTGAACAGAGGCCGAGTTTGCATCACCGGTGGGAAGGGTTTTTAGGGGAAAGAACAGAGGGTCAGAAACCGATCTTCAGTGTGAAAAGATCATCCATTA is part of the Gossypium arboreum isolate Shixiya-1 chromosome 5, ASM2569848v2, whole genome shotgun sequence genome and harbors:
- the LOC108452412 gene encoding phosphatidylcholine:diacylglycerol cholinephosphotransferase 1-like: MKRVSSANVFSTTATTTLLTSPYRPPDKGNCRSNNVKVMGNKKAGAHGNVAYYHVFNGGVHSGKPSFMKWTLNDVVNVVRSYRIPCVFAVGLVFFMYVEYTIPMVPHSSPPLDWGFLLTRSFHRALASRPLLNTVLAALNTVFVLVQTVYIVWAWLIEGRPRATISALFMFTCRGILGCSTQLPLPQEFLGSGVDFPVGNVSFFLFFSGHVAGAVIASLDMRRMQRRVMAWLFDILNVLQSLRLSATRGHYTIDLAVGLGAGILFDFLAGKYEHSEPPLPLVP
- the LOC108451922 gene encoding protein LURP-one-related 12-like, with product MKTGLVVDGDYVYEEEKHLTVLKTSLFFANDGFTAYDCKGQLVFRVDSYGPDARDKAEVVLMDAHGRCLLTVRKKRPSLHHRWEGFLGERTEGQKPIFSVKRSSIIGRCGMTVEVFNNPGLEYQIEGNFGQRNCTILNAAKESVAEIKRKVDASTNVVLGKDVFLLSLKPGFDGAFAMGLVLVLDQINGDDYVENDEAEMIPTTED
- the LOC108450769 gene encoding palmitoyl-monogalactosyldiacylglycerol delta-7 desaturase, chloroplastic-like; translation: MASIKPSFYFEPTNGVDTIMALITSALLKPNSLPFSPLQRVTPTAKTRRFSCKVLNSGHPDSELNQIQRKQSPLDSSFVTQLRRSCSNGKVSALANGVSVVAKEPDHDLKTQGRILFSDVVVQKRREVFWRGNWNALDIASAGIVLAMHLLSLCAPFYFNWPAFWLAAGLYLVSGLGITLSFHRNLSHRSFKLPKWLEYLFAYCGVQALQGNPIDWVSTHRYHHQFCDSERDPHSPIEGFWFSHMNWIFDTSTVIEKRGDSTNVGDLEKQPFYRFLQSTYILHPIALGALLYALGGFPFLVWGMGVRTIWVYHITWLVNSASHVWGKQAWNTGDLSKNNWWVALLAFGEGWHNNHHAFEYSARHGLEWWQLDLTWYVIKFLQVVGVATEVKLPSQLHKQKMAFNN